A segment of the Asinibacterium sp. OR53 genome:
GATATTGATGCTGTTGAAATCGCTTACCCACTCCCAAACCAGGCCATGCATATCATAGACGCCAAAATGATTGAGGTAGATGGATTCTACTGGTGGCAGGACGGCAGGCGTGGGGCGGTCATACCATTCGAGGATGATCCTAAGCAAATTGTTCCCCTTTTTCATATTCTTCGGGAGCGCGCTTGCGGCATATTCCCATTCGGCAAGTGTCGGTAGCCGGGCTCCTCTCCACTTGCAATACGCGTCGGCGGCAAACCAGGACACATTGGTAACCGGGCTGTTGATGATCTTATCATTGCCAATGTCGAAATCCCCTGCCCACTGTTTAAGGTAATGATCATCCGCGAATATCCTCGACACCCTGGACCTCGACCATTGAGGGTTAGCCTTGACAAATAGCAGGAACTCCGCGTTGGTAACGGCATGTTTGTCCAGGTAAAAGGCGGGAACCTGGATTATTACAGGCTGATTGTCGGATTGAAGAAAGGGACGATAATAACCTCCCGGTATCTTTACCATTACGGCGGAGCCACCTTTTTTCCTGGC
Coding sequences within it:
- a CDS encoding formylglycine-generating enzyme family protein — its product is MKTVAILMLFMLAASPGTQRAQGSKTASAARKKGGSAVMVKIPGGYYRPFLQSDNQPVIIQVPAFYLDKHAVTNAEFLLFVKANPQWSRSRVSRIFADDHYLKQWAGDFDIGNDKIINSPVTNVSWFAADAYCKWRGARLPTLAEWEYAASALPKNMKKGNNLLRIILEWYDRPTPAVLPPVESIYLNHFGVYDMHGLVWEWVSDFNSINIQSAGKAANTFTCGAGSLGTFNKEDYAAYMRYAFRGSLQAAYTVGSLGFRCAQDIEDNAHHHSNYNCSP